Part of the Aquimarina sp. MAR_2010_214 genome is shown below.
GAAAAATTGAGCGTACCCTGGGAGCTAATTTGGGGTCCTGATAATTTCTTATGGGTCACCGAACGTAATGGAAAAATTAGCAGGATAAATCCAGACAGTGGAGAACAACAATCCATATTTACTATTCCTAACGTATCACAAGTAGGAGAAAGTGGATTATTGGGAATGGTACTTCACCCAAATTTTGATACGAATCCATATGTATACGTTGCATACACATATACTGGAGGAAGTGGGTTATTGGAACGATTGGTTCGATATACCTATGGTAATAATACGCTATCTGGTGAAACCATATTACTAGATCAAATCCCTGCCAACTCTAACCATGACGGCTCTCGTTTATTAATTACTCCAGATATGCATATTTTAATGACTACTGGTGATGCTGGTAATACCAATCTTTCTCAAGATATGAATTCTCTGGGAGGTAAAACGCTAAGGTTAAAATTAGATGGTACTATTCCCTCTGATAATCCTTTCACAAACAGTTATATCTATAGCTTAGGACATAGAAATGCGCAAGGACTGGTATTGCACCCTAATGGTAAGTTGTATAGTTCTGAGCATGGACCGAGTTCTGATGATGAAATAAACATCATACAAGCAGGTAAAAACTATGGCTGGCCATCTGTACAAGGTAAAATCAATACTCCAAACGAACAAAATTTTGCAGCAACTACAGAAGTTATTGAATCTATTTTTGAATGGACCCCCACCATTGCTCCCTCTGATCTGATATATTATACCGGTAATAAAATTCCTGAATGGACCAATAAATTATTGATGACCGTTTTAAAGGATAAAAGAATAGTTGCACTTACTCTAAATAGTGATGGAACCGCAATTACTAAAGAAGAAGTATTCTTTGATGGTAAATTTGGTCGCCTTAGAGATATTGCTGTTTCTCCACAAGGACGTGTTTTTATAGCTACTAATGGAGATACATATGGCGATACCAGTAACACACATCG
Proteins encoded:
- a CDS encoding sorbosone dehydrogenase family protein, with protein sequence MKRIPKLASIVLISFLLCFCSGDDDATTPNPGPGEPTEATKTLVEKLSVPWELIWGPDNFLWVTERNGKISRINPDSGEQQSIFTIPNVSQVGESGLLGMVLHPNFDTNPYVYVAYTYTGGSGLLERLVRYTYGNNTLSGETILLDQIPANSNHDGSRLLITPDMHILMTTGDAGNTNLSQDMNSLGGKTLRLKLDGTIPSDNPFTNSYIYSLGHRNAQGLVLHPNGKLYSSEHGPSSDDEINIIQAGKNYGWPSVQGKINTPNEQNFAATTEVIESIFEWTPTIAPSDLIYYTGNKIPEWTNKLLMTVLKDKRIVALTLNSDGTAITKEEVFFDGKFGRLRDIAVSPQGRVFIATNGDTYGDTSNTHRIIEINKIEK